GGCCTGACCAAAGGCCGGGTTTGGCTTATCGCTGAGCTTAAATTCCAGACTGGTTTTGTGGTCTATATACTCCGGCGAAATAAAGCTCTTCAGGTTTGGATGGCCATTAAGCACTACTTCATCGATATAGAGCCTGTCGTTGCTGGCGCCGGGCGCGCGAATGCTGAGCTTGCCAATCTCGGCCGCTTCAAACACGGGGGCGGCCAGTACCAGTTCGGCGCGGCCCGGCAGCATGGGGTAAAGCCCGAGTGCCGAAAACACGTACCAGGATGACATCTGTCCCAAATCGTCCTGCCCGGGAATGCCTTTTGGCGTTGGCAGCCACAGGGTGTTCAGGGTTTCGCGCACTACCTTCTGGGTTTTATAGGCGGCGCCTGTATGCAGGTACATCCAGGGGCTGTTGATGGACGGCTGATTGGACACATCGGCATAAAAGGCATCATCGCGAAACAGCACATAGCTGCCATCGGGCTTGATAAAGTGGCTATCGAGTCGCGCTTCCATAGCCGCATCACCGCCGAGCAGTGCTGACATGCCGGCACCATCAAAGGGCAGCATCCACAGATACTGAGCCGGGCTGCCTTCGACAAAGAGATGCGGGCTTGCGGGATCAAAGTCTGCCTTCCAGCTGCCATCTTTGTTACGGCCCTGAATGTAGCCCAGCTTGTCGGTGGCTTTGGGGTTGTAGAGGTTTTTCCAGTAGCCGGCGCGGGCGAGCATCTCGTCGCTCTGGCTTTGCTTGCCAAGACGTGCCGCCAGCTGCGAGAGGGCGAAATCGGCGCTCACCTGCTCCAGGGTTTCGCTGGCGCCTTCCCAGCTATTGGATTGGTCGGAAATGTAATTGAGCGACAGCCACTGATCCAGCGACGGGCGCTGACCTCGGCAGAACACCGGGCAGCCGGTGTTGCCAAGGTCAAACTGGGTCGGCTCGGTAGCAGCCTTGTACAGTGACTGATAGGCCTCTTTGACGGCAAAGTCATCGGCGCCAAAGGCGACAAAATTGGCAATGGCGATGGTGGAAGGATCGCCGGACATCACCGAGGTGGGTCCTGAATTGTGGGTCCATCTGTCCCACACACCGCCGTATTGATTGGCCTGATTGAGCATCGACTGGGCCATGTCGGAGCCAACTTTGGGCTCCATCAGGCTGATAAGTTGCAGCTGCGAGCGATACACATCCCACAGCGAATAGTTGGCGTATTGTGCCTGCTGGCCCTGACTCAGGCGGTGTACCGTGCCATCGAAGCCGGTGTACTCGCCATTGACGTCACTGAACAGATTAGGGTGGTGCAGGGCATGGTAAAGCGCGGTGTAAAAGGTGGTCAGCCGGTTTTTGGCATCCACGGGGTCGGCAGCAACGGCGACCTTGGCGAGGGTATCGTTCCAGCGTTGATTGGCCGCCGCTTCCACCGCGGCAAAGTCCTTATGGGCCTGCTCGGCAATCAGATTTTGGCGGGCATTGGCTTCACTTACGTAAGAGATACCCACCCGCATGGTGACCTTTTGCTGCACTGAGGTATCCAGCTCAAGCCACAGGCCTGAACCCTTGCCCAATTCGGGGACGCCCTTGGGGCCATAGCCGGTACCGCCCTCGCTGTAGCTGGCGCCGGGCCGCATCTTGTCATCCTGCCAGCCGCCGCTGGAGGTCACAGGTACATCGAGTTTGGCGACAAAGTGCAGGGTGTAATAGCTGTAGCGGTTGGCTTCACCCAAATAGCCGCAGAAGTTACCGCTGGTAACTGAGCCTGTGATTTCACCGGTCTCGGGGTGAAAGCGGGTGCTTGCCTTTTCGCTGCCAAGCTGGTTATAGGCGGTGCGAAACAGCAGTTTGGCGGCGGCGTCTTTGGGGAAGGCAAACTCAGCGATGCCGCTGCGCTCCGTGGCGCTTAAATTCACACCAACGCCGTTATCCAGGGTGATGCGGTAGCTGCCCGGGCGCACACTTTCATTGGCGTGGCTGTAACCCACGCTGTAGTAAGTGTCCATCAGGTCTGTGTCGGGTGAATGCTTGATAGGCTCTAAAAAAGGCAGCACAGGCACTTCGCCGGAGGCGCCAAGGCAGCCGGTGCCTGACAGGCGGGTAAAGCTGAAACCCTTAACGCGGGTGGCATCGTAGTTGTAACCGCCGGGGGAGACAGGAATGCGTACCTTTTCTTCCAGCACCCGCTTTTTCAGCCCTTCACTTTCATTCAGCAGCGCCTCGGTATAGGCGTGCTCGGGACCAAAGTTGAACATGCCAAAGGGCAGTGAGGCGCCCACAGCCACGTTGGCGGCCTGGCGATGGTTGAATACCCCCTGGCTGCCAATCAAAGGGTCAACAAAGTCCACCGGCTGTTTAATCCAGTTGGGGGCCGTTGCGTTAGCATTGGTAGTAGCGTTAACGGCAGTAGTCGCCGGGTTGGCCTGCTGGTTTCGATTTGTATCGGCTTCGCTGCTGCAGCCACTGAGCGAGATGGCGCCAAGCGCGGCAGAAACGGCGATGCCGATGAGGGTACGAGGTATGTGCATTGTCTGTCCTTGTTTGTCCTTTTCCGTTTTTGACTATGGACGTTTTTAGTTTTTGTAAGGGCTCATGGCCTTGGGGCGGGTATCAATTGCCATGCCCCAGGCTTTGTTCGGCGTAGCTGCCATCTCAAACACCAGCTCGCCACCGGCCATGATGTCATCGTGGTGCAGATAGCTTCGATTTAGCGGCTTGCCATTCAGACTGACGCTGGCAATGTACAGCTTGTCCTTGGACAGCCCCTTGGCGATAACCTTAAAGTGCTTGCCGTTACTGAGATTGAGAGTCACCTCAGGCAGCTGCGGCGCGCCAATCACGTAGGTCATATCCCCCGGCGTCACCGGGTAAAAGCCCATGGCTGAGAACAGATACCAGGCCGACATCTGACCCACATCGTCGTTACCGGCGAGGCCCGATGGCGTGTCATTTGACAGGGTATCCATGATTTGGCGGATACGTGCCTGGGTCATCCAGGGGGCGCCGGCGTGGTTGTATAGATAAGCAATGTGGTGGCTTGGCTCGTTGCCGTGGGCGTACTGGCCAATCAAACCGGCGATATCCTCATGTTCCTTGATTTTGTCGGCATGGAGCGGACGGGTAAAAAGCTCATCCAAACGCTCGATAAAGGCGCCGTCGCCCCCCTTGATATCGATAAGCCCCGCCACATCGTGGGGTACATAGAAGCTGTACTGGAAGCTGTTGCCCTCGGTAAAGGGGCCCATGTACTTGGCTTCTTCCACGTCGAAGTCTTTGTCCCAGTGGCCTTTGCTGTCGCGGCCGCGGG
This portion of the Shewanella amazonensis SB2B genome encodes:
- a CDS encoding GH92 family glycosyl hydrolase, which codes for MHIPRTLIGIAVSAALGAISLSGCSSEADTNRNQQANPATTAVNATTNANATAPNWIKQPVDFVDPLIGSQGVFNHRQAANVAVGASLPFGMFNFGPEHAYTEALLNESEGLKKRVLEEKVRIPVSPGGYNYDATRVKGFSFTRLSGTGCLGASGEVPVLPFLEPIKHSPDTDLMDTYYSVGYSHANESVRPGSYRITLDNGVGVNLSATERSGIAEFAFPKDAAAKLLFRTAYNQLGSEKASTRFHPETGEITGSVTSGNFCGYLGEANRYSYYTLHFVAKLDVPVTSSGGWQDDKMRPGASYSEGGTGYGPKGVPELGKGSGLWLELDTSVQQKVTMRVGISYVSEANARQNLIAEQAHKDFAAVEAAANQRWNDTLAKVAVAADPVDAKNRLTTFYTALYHALHHPNLFSDVNGEYTGFDGTVHRLSQGQQAQYANYSLWDVYRSQLQLISLMEPKVGSDMAQSMLNQANQYGGVWDRWTHNSGPTSVMSGDPSTIAIANFVAFGADDFAVKEAYQSLYKAATEPTQFDLGNTGCPVFCRGQRPSLDQWLSLNYISDQSNSWEGASETLEQVSADFALSQLAARLGKQSQSDEMLARAGYWKNLYNPKATDKLGYIQGRNKDGSWKADFDPASPHLFVEGSPAQYLWMLPFDGAGMSALLGGDAAMEARLDSHFIKPDGSYVLFRDDAFYADVSNQPSINSPWMYLHTGAAYKTQKVVRETLNTLWLPTPKGIPGQDDLGQMSSWYVFSALGLYPMLPGRAELVLAAPVFEAAEIGKLSIRAPGASNDRLYIDEVVLNGHPNLKSFISPEYIDHKTSLEFKLSDKPNPAFGQAKTDRPPSFSLTGN